In Methanosarcina siciliae T4/M, one genomic interval encodes:
- a CDS encoding ammonium transporter has translation MAIVAADTVWVLISSALVLLMLPGLALFYGGLVQRKNVLSSMMHSFVAMGVMALEWIIIGYSLAFGTGNGFIGSLEHVFLQGIDPYSVTGTIPTYAFVAFQGMFAIITPALISGAIVGRVKFKSYIAFIALWGLIVYAPVCHWVWGGGFLTGEALDFAGGTVVHITSGISSLAILTFLGKRRGYGIDSIKPHNVTLTLLGTGLLWFGWFGFNAGSSLAANEIAALAFITTLVAPAAAGFVWMTLEWVHLGRPTALGFATGVLAGLVAITPAAGFVTPMTAIPIGAITSFICYQAVMLKGRFGYDDSLDAFGVHGVGGITGAILTGVFASVGSSGLLLGNSEQLILQVEGVVATLIYASVCTLIIGFALHKTIGLKVSESEENIGLDRTQHGEAAYNI, from the coding sequence ATGGCAATCGTAGCAGCAGATACCGTATGGGTATTGATTTCCTCTGCCCTTGTATTACTAATGCTTCCGGGGCTTGCACTGTTTTACGGTGGACTGGTTCAGCGTAAGAATGTTTTGAGCAGCATGATGCATTCGTTTGTTGCAATGGGCGTCATGGCTCTCGAATGGATAATAATAGGTTACTCGCTTGCGTTTGGGACCGGAAACGGTTTCATAGGCAGCCTGGAACACGTATTCCTTCAAGGAATTGACCCCTACTCCGTAACAGGGACAATTCCCACATATGCATTTGTTGCCTTTCAGGGAATGTTTGCAATAATTACACCTGCCCTGATCTCAGGGGCCATTGTCGGACGTGTTAAGTTCAAATCATACATTGCATTCATCGCCCTCTGGGGGCTTATTGTGTATGCACCGGTCTGCCACTGGGTCTGGGGCGGAGGATTCCTCACAGGAGAAGCCCTTGACTTTGCAGGCGGAACCGTGGTCCATATAACATCAGGCATATCTTCGCTGGCAATTCTGACCTTCCTTGGAAAGAGAAGAGGGTATGGCATAGACTCAATAAAACCGCATAATGTCACCCTTACTCTTCTGGGGACCGGGCTCCTCTGGTTCGGATGGTTCGGGTTCAATGCCGGATCCTCTCTTGCTGCAAATGAAATTGCAGCCCTCGCATTCATTACAACCCTCGTAGCCCCTGCAGCCGCAGGCTTTGTCTGGATGACCCTGGAATGGGTCCACCTGGGACGCCCTACCGCCCTAGGATTTGCAACAGGAGTTCTTGCAGGGCTCGTTGCCATAACCCCGGCTGCAGGTTTTGTTACCCCCATGACAGCAATTCCGATAGGTGCAATTACAAGCTTTATCTGCTACCAGGCCGTAATGCTCAAGGGAAGGTTCGGGTATGATGATTCCCTTGATGCTTTCGGAGTCCATGGAGTAGGCGGAATTACAGGGGCAATTCTGACAGGCGTATTTGCAAGCGTAGGGTCTTCAGGACTCCTGCTCGGCAACTCCGAGCAGCTGATACTCCAGGTAGAAGGCGTTGTTGCCACGCTTATTTACGCAAGTGTTTGCACCCTTATAATCGGGTTTGCACTCCACAAGACGATAGGGCTCAAGGTAAGTGAGAGCGAAGAAAATATCGGGCTTGACCGGACACAGCACGGAGAAGCAGCATATAACATTTGA
- a CDS encoding ammonium transporter → MLNTGSTGFMLLATSLVMLMTPGLAFFYGGLACKRNILGIMMQSFVSLGLTTILWFFIGYSLCFSGGEGAILGNLNKMFLNGISPTDMFGDAGFPELVFVAYQMMFAIITPALITGAFANRISFKAYIIFLVVWQLFVYYPFVHMVWGGGLLSEMGVIDFAGGIVVHATAGFAALASVFYVGSRKYKDSKPNNIPLMAVGTALLWFGWYGFNAGSELNVDGITALAFLNSDIAASFAAITWMIIEWLRETKPKFVGLMTGAVAGLATITPAAGLVSMHVAALMGILGAIACYFAVHIKNRMQWDDALDVWGVHGIGGVTGTILLGIFASTAINPVGADGLLYGGTAFFIKELSVVVGASIYAFIFTYIMLMLINVITPVKVSDEDELAGLDISMHGECAYDAIH, encoded by the coding sequence ATGTTAAATACTGGTTCAACAGGCTTTATGCTGCTTGCGACAAGTCTTGTGATGCTCATGACCCCAGGTCTGGCATTCTTTTACGGAGGACTTGCCTGTAAGAGAAACATTTTAGGAATAATGATGCAGAGTTTTGTTTCTCTCGGGCTGACAACCATTTTATGGTTTTTCATAGGATATTCTCTGTGCTTCAGCGGAGGAGAAGGCGCAATCTTAGGAAACCTGAACAAAATGTTCTTGAATGGGATTTCCCCAACTGATATGTTTGGAGATGCCGGGTTCCCCGAACTCGTCTTCGTAGCTTACCAGATGATGTTTGCAATCATTACCCCGGCTCTGATTACGGGAGCATTTGCAAACAGAATTAGTTTTAAGGCTTACATTATTTTCCTTGTCGTCTGGCAGCTCTTTGTTTACTATCCTTTTGTGCACATGGTATGGGGAGGCGGCCTGCTTTCCGAAATGGGAGTTATCGACTTTGCCGGTGGAATCGTGGTTCATGCGACAGCCGGATTTGCAGCCCTTGCCTCAGTGTTTTATGTAGGCTCGAGGAAATATAAGGATTCAAAGCCAAACAATATTCCCTTAATGGCTGTCGGAACAGCACTTCTCTGGTTCGGATGGTACGGATTTAATGCGGGCAGCGAACTAAATGTGGACGGGATTACAGCCCTTGCATTCCTGAACAGCGACATCGCAGCTTCTTTTGCGGCTATTACCTGGATGATAATAGAATGGTTAAGGGAAACAAAACCAAAATTCGTGGGGCTTATGACCGGGGCTGTTGCAGGACTTGCGACAATTACTCCTGCAGCGGGGCTTGTCTCCATGCACGTAGCTGCATTGATGGGCATCCTCGGAGCTATTGCCTGCTACTTTGCAGTACATATTAAAAACAGAATGCAATGGGATGATGCCCTGGATGTATGGGGTGTTCACGGAATAGGAGGAGTAACAGGGACAATTTTACTTGGAATCTTTGCTTCGACTGCCATAAATCCGGTAGGTGCTGACGGTCTGCTTTATGGTGGCACTGCATTCTTTATCAAAGAACTCTCAGTTGTTGTAGGAGCTTCAATCTATGCATTTATATTTACCTACATCATGCTGATGCTCATAAATGTAATAACTCCGGTCAAAGTTTCGGATGAAGATGAGCTTGCAGGGCTGGATATATCCATGCATGGAGAATGTGCCTACGATGCGATTCACTGA
- a CDS encoding P-II family nitrogen regulator: MKYIIAIIRPERLDAVKRELQKVEVNRLTVSSVSGYGAQKGQLEIYRAMEFEADLLEKIKIEIAVNDEFLYPTIEAIKMGAKGSEEHIGSGKIFVLPLEDVIRIRTDESGPVAI; encoded by the coding sequence ATGAAGTACATAATTGCAATAATAAGACCTGAAAGGCTTGATGCGGTCAAAAGAGAACTTCAGAAGGTTGAAGTTAATAGGTTGACAGTATCTTCGGTTTCAGGTTATGGTGCACAAAAAGGACAGCTCGAGATATACAGGGCAATGGAGTTTGAAGCAGACCTTCTTGAGAAAATCAAGATTGAAATTGCAGTAAATGATGAATTCCTGTATCCTACGATTGAAGCAATAAAGATGGGAGCAAAGGGCAGTGAAGAGCATATAGGAAGCGGCAAGATATTCGTGCTCCCGCTTGAAGATGTTATAAGGATCCGTACGGACGAAAGCGGACCTGTCGCTATTTGA
- a CDS encoding DsrE/DsrF/TusD sulfur relay family protein has product MKTLTIVLTDGPYISEYAEIAFKLAEEALRQYQVNIFLYLDAVHIPKKGQIPSFFTNAGELFRGLAEKGAVIRACARCAAARGYIAEESLENGNNCRDYIPGIKISSLYELSEMQSKSDRVISLSR; this is encoded by the coding sequence ATGAAGACTCTTACGATAGTGCTTACTGATGGCCCTTATATTTCCGAATACGCTGAAATCGCCTTCAAACTTGCCGAAGAAGCACTTAGACAATATCAGGTGAACATATTCCTGTACCTGGACGCGGTGCACATCCCCAAAAAAGGCCAGATTCCTTCATTTTTTACTAACGCAGGCGAACTTTTCAGAGGGCTCGCAGAGAAAGGGGCTGTAATCAGAGCATGTGCCCGATGTGCCGCTGCAAGAGGCTATATTGCAGAAGAAAGCCTTGAGAACGGGAATAACTGCAGAGACTACATTCCCGGAATAAAAATCTCCAGTCTTTATGAACTCTCTGAAATGCAGAGCAAAAGTGATAGAGTAATCTCACTGTCAAGATAA
- a CDS encoding (Fe-S)-binding protein, which produces MPGNPNEIKLVNNAMSNATRRKIMNFLEAGEKSTEEIGEEIGKSMLDFHLKVLQQASLIELEEGTAKLSEYGRNFLKGKEDKGAEKNSDLSQAKPVEIVEVRQLLPCIADSSKFRVIANMAPPLGGTLKVLEPLFPRSRYSDRISALITQKGEIITTLYGTGKVTMTMIKNEDEAREALENLRGIVNEAIAKGIAPVPREKVRVEPMEIYKYLPQTNCGKCGEQSCYTFAIKLMGGETNLEKCTPLKEPDYATNFEHLQVLSAYI; this is translated from the coding sequence ATGCCGGGAAACCCGAATGAAATAAAGCTTGTAAATAATGCTATGTCCAACGCTACACGAAGGAAGATAATGAACTTCCTGGAGGCTGGCGAGAAGAGTACGGAGGAAATAGGAGAAGAGATCGGGAAGTCAATGCTCGACTTTCATCTCAAGGTCCTGCAGCAGGCGAGCCTGATAGAGCTCGAAGAAGGGACAGCAAAGCTGAGTGAATACGGCAGAAATTTCCTGAAAGGCAAGGAAGACAAAGGTGCGGAGAAAAATTCAGACCTCTCTCAGGCAAAGCCGGTTGAGATTGTTGAAGTCAGGCAGCTTTTGCCCTGCATAGCTGACTCTTCAAAGTTCAGGGTAATCGCAAATATGGCTCCTCCTCTGGGTGGAACCCTGAAGGTCCTTGAGCCCCTCTTTCCCAGGTCCAGATATTCGGACAGGATAAGTGCTCTGATAACGCAAAAAGGAGAAATTATCACAACTCTTTACGGGACCGGAAAAGTCACCATGACGATGATTAAAAACGAGGATGAAGCCAGAGAAGCCCTTGAGAACCTCAGGGGTATTGTCAATGAAGCAATAGCAAAAGGTATAGCCCCGGTCCCCAGGGAAAAAGTCAGGGTCGAACCTATGGAGATCTACAAATACCTGCCCCAGACCAACTGCGGGAAGTGTGGTGAGCAGAGCTGTTATACCTTTGCAATAAAGCTTATGGGAGGAGAAACAAACCTGGAGAAGTGCACGCCTCTCAAAGAACCAGACTATGCAACCAACTTCGAGCACCTGCAGGTTCTGAGTGCATATATTTGA
- a CDS encoding ABC transporter ATP-binding protein has product MLQVNDIHFSYGGDPVLRGASFKVREGELCGLFGPNGCGKTTLFKCCLRFLRFPRGTVRMEGYDVGDMRVADLAKKVAYVPQEHKPPFPYLVREVVLMGRTPHLGGFFGVKRNDKEIAIEALKRVGISDLAKRPYNQLSGGQRQMVLMARALAQDTPLMFLDEPTSALDFQNQVHIWEIMREIAEEGKTILACSHDPNHVAWFCDRVVVMADGAVISNGMPKEVITEEMLDRIYENTCTVRSMADTQMVMPRCIAARDRSASEEMTMI; this is encoded by the coding sequence ATGCTTCAGGTTAACGATATTCATTTCAGCTACGGGGGTGACCCGGTACTCCGGGGGGCTTCATTCAAGGTAAGGGAAGGGGAACTCTGCGGCCTTTTCGGACCTAACGGGTGCGGAAAAACCACCCTTTTCAAGTGTTGCCTCAGGTTTCTTCGCTTTCCCAGGGGGACTGTCCGGATGGAAGGGTACGATGTGGGGGATATGAGGGTTGCGGACCTCGCTAAAAAGGTTGCCTATGTCCCCCAGGAGCATAAGCCGCCGTTTCCATATCTGGTCCGGGAAGTGGTCCTTATGGGCCGGACTCCTCACCTGGGAGGCTTCTTTGGCGTCAAAAGGAATGACAAAGAAATCGCGATCGAAGCCCTCAAAAGAGTTGGGATTTCCGATCTTGCCAAAAGGCCCTATAATCAACTCTCGGGCGGGCAACGCCAGATGGTGCTCATGGCCCGTGCACTTGCACAGGACACACCACTAATGTTTCTTGACGAACCCACTTCGGCCCTCGATTTTCAGAACCAGGTGCATATCTGGGAAATTATGCGTGAGATCGCAGAAGAGGGAAAAACAATCCTTGCCTGCAGCCACGACCCTAACCATGTCGCGTGGTTCTGTGACCGTGTAGTGGTCATGGCTGATGGCGCTGTCATCTCAAATGGAATGCCGAAGGAGGTTATTACCGAAGAGATGCTGGACAGAATTTACGAAAATACCTGTACTGTCCGGTCAATGGCTGACACTCAGATGGTTATGCCCCGATGCATTGCTGCCAGAGACCGCAGTGCTTCGGAAGAAATGACGATGATCTGA
- a CDS encoding ABC transporter substrate-binding protein yields the protein MPFFILFSVLLTALLVSGCADTAETSPSSDLSDSSLSSSASSGSDSATQVQYRTVTDMRGEEVVIPAEPQRVIAISRSLIDTTMYIFGVEDRIVGGSVYDKPLQMGQYVWNGTDYTVNTWIGKILNPGLDNVTNVGGFGGPYGLPNVETIASLNPDLLILRDLGDQDEDTEKFISQTEAMDIPVVVLKYPSCYDEPSVETMYEEIRLLGEVFGKEGEAEKIVETVSSRVEFIRSRTADIPEEEQKKVLYFGAPTWAKDKGGAGYAFGSGSTEVAMMEGIINSRSAYTEPGMNMVSAEQILSLDPDKIILCTWSGYHSPRQLYEDSQYGTIQELRALREGEVYSLTATPCKSERLEFPINLMVEAKAVYPERFSDVELEPWIRDYFVELYGTNETKTDELMDALMLEYLEIV from the coding sequence ATGCCCTTTTTTATCCTCTTCAGTGTGCTCCTAACAGCTCTTCTTGTCTCGGGATGTGCTGACACTGCGGAAACTTCTCCAAGCTCCGATCTCTCGGATTCTTCCCTCTCCAGTTCCGCTTCTTCGGGCTCTGATTCAGCCACTCAGGTACAGTACCGCACGGTTACCGACATGCGGGGAGAGGAGGTCGTTATCCCCGCAGAACCGCAAAGGGTTATTGCCATCAGCAGGTCGTTAATTGATACCACGATGTACATCTTCGGGGTAGAAGACCGGATCGTAGGAGGGAGCGTGTATGATAAACCGCTTCAGATGGGCCAGTACGTGTGGAACGGTACCGATTATACGGTGAACACCTGGATAGGTAAAATCCTCAACCCGGGGCTTGACAACGTTACGAATGTGGGAGGTTTCGGCGGCCCCTATGGTCTTCCTAACGTGGAGACAATCGCATCTCTCAACCCTGATCTCCTCATTCTCCGGGACCTTGGGGATCAGGACGAGGATACGGAGAAGTTTATCTCCCAGACAGAGGCGATGGATATCCCTGTTGTGGTGCTGAAGTATCCCTCCTGTTACGATGAACCCAGTGTGGAAACCATGTACGAAGAAATAAGGCTTCTGGGTGAAGTTTTTGGAAAAGAGGGTGAAGCAGAAAAGATTGTTGAGACTGTCAGTTCGCGTGTAGAATTCATCCGAAGTCGGACGGCCGATATCCCTGAGGAGGAGCAAAAAAAGGTGCTGTACTTCGGCGCTCCTACATGGGCTAAGGACAAAGGTGGGGCAGGTTACGCTTTCGGCTCAGGATCAACCGAGGTGGCTATGATGGAAGGAATCATCAATTCCCGCAGCGCATATACCGAACCCGGCATGAACATGGTTTCCGCTGAGCAGATACTCTCCCTTGACCCGGACAAGATCATTTTGTGCACCTGGAGCGGATACCACTCCCCGCGCCAGCTCTATGAAGATTCCCAGTACGGCACCATCCAGGAACTTCGGGCACTCCGGGAAGGGGAAGTTTACTCTCTCACAGCTACACCCTGCAAATCCGAAAGGCTCGAATTTCCGATCAACCTGATGGTCGAGGCAAAAGCCGTTTATCCCGAGCGCTTTTCCGACGTGGAACTCGAACCCTGGATCAGGGACTATTTCGTTGAGCTCTACGGCACCAACGAAACTAAAACAGATGAACTCATGGACGCTCTGATGCTTGAATATCTGGAGATTGTCTGA
- the tusB gene encoding sulfurtransferase complex subunit TusB — MKREKHDVFLLTKPPSSPRSELCLKLAVRSGNARLYLAGDGVYHLLSGIQELPGCTVYACQEDLEARAIKGRGKVTVPENFYAAFIKDLMEHCRQAYTF; from the coding sequence ATGAAACGAGAAAAACATGATGTATTCCTGCTGACAAAACCCCCCTCCAGCCCGAGGTCAGAGTTATGCTTGAAACTGGCTGTCCGCTCAGGAAATGCCAGGCTCTACCTTGCAGGAGACGGAGTATATCACCTGCTTTCAGGAATACAGGAGTTGCCAGGGTGCACAGTTTACGCCTGTCAGGAAGACCTCGAAGCCAGAGCAATAAAAGGGAGAGGAAAAGTTACAGTTCCGGAGAACTTTTATGCGGCTTTTATCAAGGATCTGATGGAACATTGCAGGCAGGCATATACTTTTTAA
- a CDS encoding DsrE family protein encodes MESVFYLLDTAPYGSEKSFGTLNAAAVSLDRIDVTLGLYGDGVYLVAAGQDSTELGLPNLSDILYSYGELKVLVHELSLVERGLFEETLIETIELVDEEDFLEAMESSDCVILF; translated from the coding sequence ATGGAATCAGTTTTCTATCTGCTGGATACCGCCCCATACGGCAGTGAAAAATCCTTTGGAACATTGAACGCGGCTGCTGTGAGCCTTGACAGGATAGATGTGACTCTTGGCCTTTACGGAGATGGAGTTTATCTTGTAGCTGCAGGGCAGGACAGCACAGAACTTGGATTGCCGAACCTTTCGGATATTCTCTATTCGTATGGAGAGTTAAAAGTACTTGTGCACGAACTCTCACTGGTTGAGAGGGGACTTTTTGAGGAAACCCTGATAGAGACCATCGAACTTGTCGATGAAGAGGACTTTCTCGAAGCGATGGAAAGTTCGGACTGTGTGATCTTGTTTTAA
- a CDS encoding helix-turn-helix domain-containing protein, with protein MSENPNETKLVNFAMSNGTRRKIINFLADGCRSTGEIGEIIGKATLDFHLRILQQAGLIELEEETVKLSEYGKSFLKNKTEKVEEKTVDFSQAKQIEIARIRQLSPCIADSSRLRVSANMTPPLGGILKLLEPLFPRKEPEYEDNHEHLQILADYI; from the coding sequence GTGTCGGAAAACCCGAATGAGACAAAACTCGTAAATTTTGCTATGTCCAACGGTACCAGGAGGAAGATAATTAACTTCCTGGCGGACGGCTGTAGAAGTACCGGGGAAATAGGAGAGATAATCGGGAAGGCAACACTTGACTTTCATCTCAGGATTTTGCAGCAGGCAGGTCTGATTGAATTAGAAGAAGAAACTGTGAAGCTAAGCGAATATGGCAAGAGTTTCCTTAAGAATAAAACAGAAAAGGTTGAGGAGAAAACTGTAGACTTCTCTCAGGCAAAACAAATAGAGATTGCAAGGATCAGACAGCTTTCGCCCTGTATAGCCGATTCCTCAAGACTCAGAGTGAGTGCGAATATGACTCCACCGCTGGGTGGAATCTTGAAACTCCTTGAGCCCCTCTTTCCCAGAAAAGAACCGGAATACGAAGATAATCATGAGCATCTACAGATTTTGGCCGATTACATCTAA
- a CDS encoding FecCD family ABC transporter permease, which produces MLEYTKLHNIFKRIGWEEVEGFSELHKIFIITALALLLAATVLGSVVSGTYPITPEDIFATLLIHLGLGNPAEMQSLHSTIIWDIRIPRILLTVSVGGALAIAGAVFQSVFRNPLVEPYILGVSSGSAFGAALAIVYPSIFFSTQLSAFFFGALAVTLAYLLARVRGETPIVTLILAGVIIGSVFSAFVSFLKYFSNDTELREIVFWLMGGFYYATWEDVFLLSPAVIAAFLILWALAWKLNILSMGDEEARNLGINPELYKFVVIVVATGITAFSVSHVGIIAWVGLMMPHASRMVLGPDNRFVIPASLMMGGIYVTICDTLARTMTGSEIPVGIITSILGAPYLCYLLRNRGKAIFG; this is translated from the coding sequence ATGCTTGAATATACGAAACTGCATAATATTTTCAAAAGGATAGGGTGGGAAGAAGTTGAGGGTTTTTCTGAGTTGCATAAAATCTTCATTATTACAGCACTGGCACTCCTGCTTGCAGCTACGGTTTTAGGGTCTGTGGTGAGCGGGACTTATCCGATCACTCCGGAGGATATATTTGCCACTCTCCTGATCCACCTGGGGCTGGGTAATCCGGCTGAAATGCAGAGCCTGCATTCTACCATTATCTGGGATATACGTATTCCACGTATCCTCCTTACTGTTTCGGTCGGAGGGGCGCTTGCAATTGCAGGAGCAGTCTTTCAGAGTGTCTTTAGAAACCCCCTTGTGGAACCTTACATTCTGGGCGTCTCCTCGGGTTCGGCATTTGGTGCAGCGCTGGCGATTGTTTACCCGTCGATATTTTTCTCGACCCAGCTTTCGGCATTCTTCTTTGGAGCGCTTGCCGTAACGCTGGCTTACCTTCTAGCTCGGGTCAGGGGTGAAACACCCATCGTTACCCTGATCCTTGCCGGGGTTATCATAGGATCGGTATTTTCTGCCTTTGTCTCCTTCCTGAAGTACTTTTCCAATGATACTGAACTCCGGGAAATTGTTTTCTGGCTGATGGGCGGGTTTTATTACGCCACATGGGAGGACGTCTTCCTCCTGAGCCCCGCGGTGATTGCGGCATTTCTTATTCTGTGGGCGCTTGCCTGGAAACTCAACATCCTTTCCATGGGGGATGAGGAAGCCCGCAATCTCGGGATCAATCCGGAGCTCTACAAATTCGTGGTAATAGTCGTCGCTACCGGGATCACCGCGTTTTCCGTCTCTCACGTCGGGATAATTGCCTGGGTAGGGCTGATGATGCCTCATGCTTCACGGATGGTCCTGGGGCCGGATAACAGGTTCGTAATTCCGGCATCACTGATGATGGGCGGGATCTACGTCACCATATGCGATACTCTTGCACGGACGATGACAGGTTCCGAGATCCCTGTCGGTATCATAACTTCGATTCTGGGAGCTCCGTATCTCTGCTACCTGCTTAGAAACAGGGGTAAGGCAATATTCGGGTGA
- a CDS encoding class I SAM-dependent methyltransferase — translation MDIHEIDWNEVWKDLHEQNLSRRRKEECASIWESRESALEFLERSNKNPQRVAKVFSDLGVGPASRVLDVGAGPGTLAVPLASLCAHVTAVEPAAGMVEVMKEFAQKEGVENLEIVSKRWEDIDPAELSGPYDVVFASYSLGMPDIRAAVEKMCKLATKRVCLYWFLGSSPWEQWMIDLWPALHGQEYRSGPKADVLFHVLYDMGIYPNMETLQLSYTRTFPDFDAAVENFKREYHVETDAQEKILREYLSSVLKEEGGEFVLSGNSMRVKLWWEVDQCA, via the coding sequence ATGGATATTCACGAGATTGACTGGAACGAGGTCTGGAAAGACCTCCATGAGCAGAACCTTTCCAGAAGAAGGAAAGAAGAATGTGCATCAATATGGGAATCCCGGGAGAGTGCCCTTGAATTTCTCGAGCGTTCAAACAAAAATCCTCAAAGAGTTGCCAAGGTCTTTTCCGATCTGGGAGTAGGACCTGCTTCCAGGGTGCTTGATGTCGGAGCCGGGCCTGGAACCCTTGCAGTGCCCCTTGCCTCCCTCTGTGCCCACGTGACTGCCGTGGAACCTGCTGCAGGCATGGTCGAGGTCATGAAGGAGTTCGCCCAAAAAGAAGGGGTTGAGAACCTGGAGATCGTTTCAAAACGGTGGGAAGACATCGACCCTGCAGAACTTTCGGGCCCTTATGACGTCGTATTTGCTTCATATTCCCTGGGAATGCCGGACATCCGTGCCGCCGTGGAAAAGATGTGTAAACTGGCAACAAAGCGTGTTTGTCTCTACTGGTTTTTGGGGAGTTCCCCCTGGGAACAGTGGATGATTGACCTCTGGCCAGCCCTGCACGGTCAGGAATATCGTTCCGGGCCAAAGGCCGACGTGCTTTTCCATGTCCTCTATGACATGGGAATCTATCCGAATATGGAGACGCTACAGTTGTCGTATACCCGCACATTCCCCGACTTTGATGCAGCTGTCGAGAACTTCAAGCGGGAATACCATGTTGAGACAGATGCCCAGGAAAAAATACTCAGGGAATATCTCTCTTCTGTCCTGAAGGAAGAAGGGGGTGAATTCGTTCTTTCCGGAAATTCGATGCGCGTAAAGCTCTGGTGGGAGGTGGACCAGTGCGCTTAA
- a CDS encoding class I SAM-dependent methyltransferase, with translation MFGEIGTVRNEADENSLQILSLFRESISEIRLNEPESVSAYFSPKYSHYIVVHTPLNFRFPEKRNEWNLRFCGDVGVSIVELATAEDGSAYVRGLMAINGSKVYAVLPFVPIDAEKAKKAEFPEDRMGHIRAQVVPVVLPGIKGETILDIGSGFGTLTIELAKNNPDSKVYGIDIHDSLAAQSQMNAEVLGVSNVQFKTGSAYALPFEGNSVDTATCFFMLHHLEDIKFALFEIKRVLKKGGTLTAIEPLAHQHHHGPQLSETAWVELFEDVGFNAESETPEGAIVLKAVKRE, from the coding sequence ATGTTCGGAGAAATTGGAACTGTAAGAAACGAGGCCGACGAAAATTCTCTGCAAATTCTCTCCCTTTTCAGGGAAAGCATAAGTGAGATCCGCCTGAATGAACCTGAATCAGTATCAGCATATTTCAGCCCTAAATATTCTCATTATATTGTTGTTCACACACCCCTGAATTTCAGGTTCCCTGAAAAAAGGAACGAATGGAACCTGCGCTTTTGCGGGGATGTCGGAGTTTCCATTGTAGAACTGGCCACAGCTGAGGACGGCAGTGCTTATGTGCGGGGATTGATGGCAATTAACGGCTCAAAGGTCTATGCTGTCCTGCCATTTGTACCAATAGACGCAGAAAAAGCAAAAAAGGCAGAATTCCCTGAAGACCGCATGGGTCATATAAGGGCACAGGTAGTTCCTGTTGTGCTTCCCGGAATAAAAGGCGAAACCATCCTGGATATCGGCAGTGGTTTCGGAACCCTTACAATAGAGCTTGCAAAAAACAACCCGGATTCAAAGGTTTACGGCATCGACATCCATGATTCCCTTGCAGCCCAGTCACAGATGAACGCAGAAGTTCTCGGGGTGTCCAATGTGCAATTCAAAACCGGAAGCGCCTATGCCCTTCCTTTTGAAGGTAACTCCGTGGATACGGCAACCTGCTTTTTCATGCTCCATCACCTTGAAGATATTAAATTCGCACTTTTTGAGATTAAGAGGGTGCTGAAAAAGGGAGGGACATTAACTGCAATTGAACCGCTTGCACATCAACACCATCATGGCCCCCAGCTCTCGGAAACCGCATGGGTAGAGCTTTTTGAGGATGTAGGTTTCAACGCGGAAAGTGAAACTCCGGAAGGTGCAATTGTTCTGAAAGCCGTAAAAAGAGAATAA